A region from the Hyalangium gracile genome encodes:
- a CDS encoding B12-binding domain-containing radical SAM protein produces the protein MRIAIIATYTHPTRQRVKEPSIMQSAVPELIAGLCPPHAEIEIFNEKETDIPLDRHWDLVFFSYLHSYYEHTKVLSTLFRQRGMTTVAGGRHAGHFADDAARYFDAIITGEPEPNVPALIQDFEKGQLQKRYSLPSLGAASIQPYRYDLIDFSSNKVRLPGIEASRGCPFTCNFCVLTGHEKYRYRPIPQVIDEIKTRMVWNPNFMGLMSKSFIFLDNNLGGSPKYLRELCEALLPLKMTWGCALTFNVLKDEALVKLMARSGCRYIYTGLESLNPDSIKAMNKGQNKLSEVDAVIQRVFSAGILLSFGLIVGADGDTNEYLVKLPEYLADLKYFSVTFLGIVSPYPETPFFRELHAAGRLLPGTISRDYDGYTLCHRPKNLHPSEVVEHFTRLCNTLGSLPNVARHYWSKLTMSAMPRYKTTILFSGPEILSIRNPLRNKARRYIAGLDALEDWDAQQMAKLGLEPQRLS, from the coding sequence ATGCGTATAGCCATCATCGCCACGTACACCCACCCCACGCGTCAGCGCGTCAAAGAGCCTTCCATCATGCAGTCGGCGGTGCCCGAGCTGATTGCCGGACTCTGCCCTCCGCACGCCGAGATCGAGATCTTCAACGAGAAGGAGACGGACATCCCGCTGGATCGCCACTGGGATCTGGTCTTCTTCTCCTATCTGCACTCGTACTACGAGCACACCAAGGTGCTCTCCACGCTGTTCCGCCAGCGGGGGATGACGACGGTGGCCGGCGGGCGCCACGCGGGCCACTTCGCCGACGACGCCGCCCGGTACTTCGACGCCATCATCACCGGCGAGCCCGAGCCCAACGTGCCCGCGCTGATCCAGGACTTCGAGAAGGGCCAGCTCCAGAAGCGCTACAGCCTGCCCTCGCTCGGGGCGGCCTCCATCCAGCCGTACCGGTACGATCTCATCGACTTCAGCAGCAACAAGGTGCGGCTGCCGGGCATCGAGGCGTCGCGCGGCTGCCCCTTCACGTGCAACTTCTGCGTGCTCACCGGGCACGAGAAGTACCGCTACCGTCCCATTCCCCAGGTCATCGACGAGATCAAGACGCGCATGGTGTGGAACCCCAACTTCATGGGGCTCATGAGCAAGTCGTTCATCTTCCTGGACAACAACCTGGGCGGCTCGCCCAAGTACCTGCGGGAGCTGTGCGAGGCGCTGCTGCCGCTGAAGATGACGTGGGGCTGCGCGCTCACCTTCAACGTCCTCAAGGACGAGGCGCTGGTGAAGCTGATGGCGCGCTCCGGCTGCCGCTACATCTATACCGGCCTGGAGTCGCTCAACCCGGACTCCATCAAGGCGATGAACAAGGGCCAGAACAAGCTGTCCGAGGTGGACGCCGTCATCCAGCGCGTCTTCTCCGCCGGCATCCTGCTCTCGTTCGGATTGATCGTCGGCGCGGACGGAGACACCAACGAGTACCTGGTCAAGCTGCCGGAGTACCTGGCCGACCTGAAGTACTTCTCGGTGACGTTCCTGGGCATCGTCAGCCCGTACCCGGAGACGCCCTTCTTCCGGGAGCTGCACGCGGCGGGGCGCCTGCTGCCGGGCACCATCAGCCGGGACTATGACGGCTACACCCTGTGCCACCGCCCGAAGAACCTCCACCCCTCGGAGGTGGTGGAGCACTTCACCCGGCTGTGCAACACCCTGGGCAGCCTGCCCAACGTGGCCCGGCACTACTGGTCCAAGCTCACCATGAGCGCCATGCCGCGCTACAAGACGACGATCCTCTTCTCCGGGCCGGAGATCCTCAGCATCCGCAACCCGCTGCGCAACAAGG